In Carassius carassius chromosome 5, fCarCar2.1, whole genome shotgun sequence, one genomic interval encodes:
- the adamts15a gene encoding A disintegrin and metalloproteinase with thrombospondin motifs 15a: MSRAASVYRYKKAWIADRRISHFVDAQRQHFSATVSWNILAFTSRCISHFALCKSVFSRKKNMFLLLRSVLLVNVFYAQWEIVNSMQSQLCVPVRLDHVKNHLVSAEDNTLPQTVVFKINAFEQDLVLELLPDSSFIAPVFSTHTDATAQNSAPSEDLSRCFYAGEVNSDPYSYAALSLCKGLQGAFGYDGWEYFIKPALNDTEWNDVHAHLISRRSNANLSGNSTSRCGVDSGVSQTVAQSLAKFKHLKEQHKSNVTMSVLKNRSKRFVSIPRYVETLVVADESMAKFHGDDLKHYVLTLMSVAAKLYKHPTILNSISIVVVKFMVINEEEKGPKVSGNAAMTLRNFCTWQKKLNKNSDKHAEYWDTAILFTKQDLCGASTCDTLGMADVGTMCDPKRSCSVIEDDGLPSAFTTAHELGHVFNMPHDNVKACEEVFGKLQDNHMMSPTLIRINRTSPWSPCSAAIITDYLDSGHGDCLLDQPQKPLALPDVLPGASYGLERQCELAFGAGSKPCPLMQAPCQRLWCTGKTRGQLVCQTRHFPWADGTSCGDGQLCMRGTCMDKQEITKTKVDGRWGKWGPFGTCSRTCGGGVQLSKRECDNPVPVNGGKYCQGVRVKYRSCNLSPCPDTGKSYREEQCEAYNGFSLNTNRLTPSVVWVPKYSGVSAKDTCKLICRANGTGYFHVLAPKVVDGTPCSPDSPSVCVQGKCIKAGCEGKLGSNKKFDKCGVCGGDNKNCKKVSGLFTKPMHGYNFVVMLPVGASNVDIRQRGYKGIVSDDNYLAVKNSQGKYLLNGNYVVSAMEKDILVKGSLLRYSGTVGSSETLQAVKPLGEALVIEVLSVGQMTPPRIRYSFYLPRESKDAKVQKKEEKARAENSVLREEGGISKGGKDTDLLKDTISPSYVKDIAPKPGMWVAAGWDVCSVTCGNGLQRRMVQCLGGDDGPGMDCEASQKPRAIQACGDPCPMWEVGDWSPCSKTCGKGFKRRLIRCGTNVGKLLPREKCADKKKPQELDFCLLAPCK; the protein is encoded by the exons ATGAGCAGAGCCGCTTCAGTATACAGGTACAAAAAGGCATGGATAGCAGACCGGCGGATTTCACACTTTGTGGACGCGCAAAGGCAACATTTTAGTGCAACCGTATCCTGGAATATTCTTGCGTTCACATCTCGCTGCATTTCTCATTTTGCGCTTTGTAAATCAGTTTTCTCGcgcaaaaaaaacatgtttttgttgctAAGGTCAGTTCTTCTTGTTAACGTGTTCTATGCTCAATGGGAAATTGTGAATTCAATGCAGAGTCAGCTGTGCGTGCCCGTCAGACTGGATCATGTCAAGAACCATTTAGTCAGTGCTGAAGACAACACGTTGCCTCAAACAGTTgtattcaaaataaatgcatttgaacaAGATCTTGTACTCGAATTACTGCCTGACTCGAGcttcattgctccagtcttctcGACGCACACCGACGCAACTGCTCAAAACTCAGCGCCCAGTGAAGATCTGAGCCGGTGTTTTTACGCCGGTGAGGTGAATTCTGATCCCTATTCATATGCAGCGCTCAGCTTGTGCAAGGGGCTGCAGGGCGCATTCGGTTACGATGGCTGGGAATATTTCATCAAGCCTGCTTTGAACGACACCGAGTGGAACGATGTGCATGCCCATCTCATCAGCCGCAGATCTAACGCCAATCTGAGTGGAAACTCCACGTCAAGATGCGGCGTGGACAGTGGTGTGTCCCAAACCGTTGCACAGTCTTTGGCGAAGTTTAAGCACCTAAAGGAACAACACAAGTCTAACGTCACTATGTCAGTTCTGAAAAACCGCTCGAAGAGATTTGTCTCCATTCCGCGTTATGTAGAGACATTAGTGGTGGCCGATGAATCCATGGCCAAATTCCACGGTGACGACCTCAAGCATTACGTACTGACCTTAATGTCAGTGGCAGCTAAGCTTTACAAACACCCCACCATTCTTAACTCTATCAGCATCGTGGTTGTCAAGTTTATGGTGATTAACGAGGAGGAGAAAGGACCTAAGGTTTCCGGGAACGCGGCGATGACCCTGCGTAATTTCTGCACCTGGCAGAAGAAGCTGAACAAAAACAGCGACAAGCATGCGGAGTACTGGGATACGGCCATCCTATTCACAAAACAG GATCTGTGTGGAGCCTCAACATGTGACACACTGGGTATGGCAGATGTTGGTACCATGTGTGATCCCAAGAGAAGTTGTTCTGTGATTGAAGATGACGGGTTGCCATCTGCCTTCACTACTGCCCATGAGCTTG GACATGTCTTTAATATGCCACACGATAATGTTAAAGCATGTGAGGAAGTGTTTGGCAAGCTTCAGGATAATCACATGATGTCTCCCACTCTGATCCGGATCAACCGCACCAGTCCCTGGTCACCATGCAGTGCGGCCATTATCACTGACTACCTGGATAGTGGACACG GCGATTGTCTGCTGGATCAACCTCAGAAACCGTTAGCTCTTCCAGATGTGCTCCCAGGTGCATCGTATGGTTTAGAGCGGCAGTGTGAGCTTGCCTTCGGTGCTGGCTCAAAGCCATGCCCATTAATGCAGGCACCATGTCAGCGCTTGTGGTGCACAGGAAAGACCCGCGGGCAACTGGTGTGCCAGACAAGACACTTTCCATGGGCAGATGGAACCAGCTGCGGAGATGGTCAACTCTGCATGAGAGGCACATGCATGGACAAACAGGAAATTACCAAAACTAAG GTGGATGGCAGATGGGGTAAATGGGGACCATTTGGTACCTGCTCCAGAACTTGTGGAGGTGGAGTGCAGCtttcaaagagagagtgtgacAACCCTGTGCCAGTCAATGGCGGCAAATACTGCCAGGGTGTGAGGGTCAAATACCGGTCCTGCAACCTCTCCCCATGCCCTGACACAG GCAAGAGTTACCGTGAGGAGCAGTGTGAAGCTTACAATGGGTTTAGCCTGAACACTAACCGACTCACCCCCTCTGTGGTGTGGGTGCCCAAATACTCTGGTGTTTCGGCTAAAGATACATGCAAGTTGATCTGCAGGGCAAATGGAACAGGCTACTTCCACGTTCTTGCACCTAAG GTTGTTGATGGTACACCATGCTCTCCTGACTCCCCATCAGTCTGTGTCCAAGGCAAATGCATCAAGGCAGGTTGTGAAGGAAAACTGGGATCCAACAAGAAGTTTGACAAGTGTGGAGTCTGTGGAGGAGATAACAAGAACTGCAAGAAGGTCTCAGGTCTTTTCACCAAGCCAAT GCATGGTTACAATTTTGTGGTCATGCTTCCTGTGGGAGCCTCTAACGTCGACATCAGGCAACGTGGCTACAAGGGCATCGTGAGTGATGACAACTATCTTGCCGTCAAGAATAGCCAGGGCAAGTACCTCCTGAACGGAAACTATGTGGTTTCAGCCATGGAGAAGGATATTCTCGTAAAAGGAAGTCTGCTCCGCTACAGTGGAACAGTTGGCTCCTCAGAAACTCTTCAGGCTGTGAAGCCTCTGGGAGAAGCCCTGGTAATTGAAGTGCTATCTGTAGGCCAGATGACACCTCCACGTATCCGCTATTCTTTCTACTTGCCACGGGAGAGCAAAGATGCCAAGGtgcaaaagaaagaagaaaaggcaCGTGCTGAAAACAGTGTTCTTAGGGAAGAGGGCGGAATCAGTAAAGGTGGAAAAGACACAGATCTTCTCAAGGACACCATCTCACCATCGTATGTCAAAGATATTGCACCAAAACCAGGAATGTGGGTGGCAGCCGGGTGGGACGTGTGCTCGGTTACTTGTGGTAATGGGCTCCAGAGGAGGATGGTGCAGTGTCTCGGGGGAGATGATGGGCCTGGAATGGACTGTGAGGCTTCCCAAAAACCCAGAGCTATTCAGGCTTGTGGAGACCCTTGCCCCATGTGGGAGGTGGGCGACTGGTCCCCCTGCTCCAAGACCTGTGGAAAGGGCTTCAAACGGCGCCTGATTCGCTGCGGTACAAATGTGGGAAAGCTGCTTCCCAGGGAAAAGTGTGCAGACAAAAAGAAGCCACAGGAGCTGGACTTCTGTTTATTAGCCCCTTGTAAATAA
- the adamts8a gene encoding A disintegrin and metalloproteinase with thrombospondin motifs 8 → MVLVYVGYMFFLVNLMSQLATGELNEEEETVPVSLTFRKGVFWRNEERQRFKINAFGQLFLLDLTPDSRFVSPSLNVQRINAKNLAAVLDASRSGGVFRDVTPSGDSGADLRDCFYKGTVNSDEDSVVAVSLCHGIQGTFITQGDEYFIQPKASAKTTGKSFPQVHVVKRRAFSSSSHRASNMVFDQEKVDSFVKTSNLNSSEDGKVRRAKRFVSAARYIETLIVADGSMTRFYGDEIKHYLLTVMSMAAQIYVHPSLKNAVSLVVVKMVVVEDEEVGPELSSNGGVALRNFCRWQQLFNPGSQRHPEHYDTAILFTREDICGYKDCDTLGVADIGTMCDPKRSCSVIEDNGLQAAFTVSHEVGHVLSMPHDDSKICEKLFGHLNGHHMMAPFFVHLNKTLPWSPCSAFYITEFFDNGHGDCLLDPPVKSIPLPPELPGRMFGLDRQCQQAFGDEYTHCPNAPEDQACAQLWCREEGKIQCTTRNGSLPWAEGTPCGEDRRCREGSCVSSALEEAGEEKVPVNGGWGEWGPWGPCSRTCGGGVEFSRRECTAPVPQNGGSYCVGQRVKYQSCNTQTCPVDHGKSFREEQCEKYNTDRYLDIQGNIKHWIPKYSGVSPRDRCKLICRAKGSNEFKVFEAKVVDGTTCGPDTTSICVQGQCIKAGCDQVIGSNEKLDKCGICGGDSTNCRKISGSLNKATIGYTDIVTIPAGATNIDIKQRSHRGIAHDGNYLAVKMEHGTYILNGNFSVSMAEQDIPVPGAMLRYSGSSTTLERLLSFYRLREPITIQLLSTAGDTSPPRIKYTFFLPRDVPFSKPGTESRISPHVILPFGGADWVLGEWSECSKSCGAGWSRRSVECRDGDGSLSHLCDADLRPADIRPCGDLPCPMWQMGPWSACSRTCGVGQRQRTVVCMDYTGKVLEHEKCNPDKRPEVAIAECFYQDC, encoded by the exons ATGGTATTGGTATATGTTGGTTATATGTTTTTCTTAGTAAATCTTATGTCTCAGTTAGCCACGGGCGAACTAAACGAGGAAGAGGAGACCGTGCCAGTAAGCCTTACTTTCAGAAAAGGTGTTTTTTGGAGGAATGAAGAGAGACAGCGTTTTAAGATCAATGCATTTGGTCAACTTTTTCTGCTTGACCTGACGCCGGATAGCAGGTTCGTGTCTCCATCATTAAACGTCCAGCGCATTAATGCAAAAAACCTCGCAGCCGTTCTGGACGCCTCCAGGAGTGGAGGTGTCTTTAGGGATGTGACCCCGTCCGGAGACAGCGGCGCGGACCTCAGAGACTGTTTCTACAAAGGAACGGTCAACTCCGATGAGGACTCGGTAGTTGCTGTCAGTTTATGTCACGGCATCCAGGGTACTTTCATAACGCAAGGGGACGAGTACTTCATTCAGCCTAAAGCAAGTGCCAAGACCACCGGCAAATCTTTCCCGCAGGTGCACGTCGTTAAAAGGCGAGCGTTTTCCAGCAGCAGTCACAGAGCGTCAAATATGGTCTTTGATCAAGAGAAAGTTGACAGCTTTGTGAAAACGAGCAACCTGAACTCTAGTGAAGACGGCAAAGTGAGACGCGCGAAAAGATTCGTCTCAGCTGCGAGATACATCGAGACCCTGATAGTGGCTGACGGTTCTATGACACGTTTCTATGGTGACGAGATAAAG CACTACCTCCTGACAGTGATGTCCATGGCAGCACAGATCTATGTTCACCCTAGCCTGAAAAATGCTGTTAGTCTGGTGGTAGTGAAGATGGTGGTTGTGGAGGATGAGGAGGTGGGACCTGAGCTTTCAAGCAACGGTGGCGTTGCCCTGCGCAACTTCTGCAGGTGGCAACAACTTTTCAACCCTGGTAGTCAGAGGCATCCTGAACACTATGACACTGCCATCCTGTTTACTAGAGAG GATATTTGTGGATATAAGGATTGTGACACTCTGGGTGTAGCTGATATTGGCACTATGTGTGACCCCAAAAGGAGCTGCTCAGTCATAGAGGACAACGGCCTTCAGGCAGCTTTCACTGTGTCACATGAAGTCG GCCATGTACTCAGCATGCCACATGATGATTCCAAAATCTGTGAGAAGTTGTTTGGGCATCTCAACGGGCATCATATGATGGCTCCTTTCTTCGTTCACCTCAACAAAACTCTTCCCTGGTCCCCATGTAGTGCATTCTACATCACCGAGTTCTTTGACAATGGCCACG GTGACTGTTTGCTGGATCCACCTGTGAAGAGCATCCCTTTACCTCCCGAGCTCCCTGGCCGTATGTTTGGTCTGGACCGCCAGTGCCAGCAAGCTTTCGGGGATGAATATACCCACTGTCCCAATGCTCCTGAAGATCAGGCATGTGCACAGCTGTGGTGTCGTGAGGAAGGAAAGATCCAGTGCACGACCAGGAATGGAAGCCTTCCCTGGGCTGAGGGTACTCCATGCGGGGAGGACAGGAGATGTCGTGAGGGTTCATGTGTGTCGAGTGCACTGGAGGAGGCGGGAGAAGAGAAG GTGCCAGTCAATGGTGGCTGGGGAGAGTGGGGCCCTTGGGGGCCGTGTTCACGTACATGTGGTGGGGGTGTGGAATTTTCTCGCCGTGAGTGCACTGCTCCAGTGCCACAGAATGGGGGCTCATACTGTGTGGGACAGAGGGTCAAATACCAGTCCTGCAATACTCAGACATGCCCAGTGGACCAtg GAAAAAGCTTCAGAGAGGAGCAGTGTGAGAAGTATAACACTGACCGTTACTTGGACATTCAAGGAAACATTAAGCATTGGATCCCTAAATATTCCGGTGTCTCTCCACGAGACCGCTGCAAACTCATCTGCCGAGCCAAAGGAAGCAATGAATTCAAAGTTTTTGAAGCTAAG GTCGTGGATGGCACCACCTGTGGGCCAGACACCACATCTATCTGTGTTCAGGGCCAGTGCATCAAAGCTGGTTGTGACCAGGTGATAGGCTCCAATGAAAAGCTGGATAAGTGCGGTATCTGCGGAGGTGACAGTACAAACTGTAGGAAAATAAGCGGCTCATTAAACAAAGCTAC TATTGGCTACACTGATATTGTTACTATCCCTGCTGGGGCAACTAATATTGACATAAAACAGCGCAGCCATCGAGGCATCGCACATGACGGTAACTACTTGGCGGTAAAGATGGAACACGGAACCTACATCCTGAATGGGAATTTCTCAGTGTCTATGGCAGAGCAGGACATCCCAGTGCCTGGCGCCATGCTTCGCTACAGCGGCTCTTCCACCACCTTGGAGCGCCTCCTCAGCTTTTACAGACTTCGGGAGCCCATCACCATCCAGCTGCTGTCCACCGCTGGGGACACCTCACCCCCTAGAATCAAGTATACTTTCTTTTTGCCGAGGGACGTGCCTTTTAGCAAGCCTGGCACAGAGAGCAGGATTTCGCCACATGTCATCTTGCCCTTTGGGGGAGCTGACTGGGTCCTGGGTGAGTGGTCTGAGTGTTCCAAGAGCTGTGGTGCTGGATGGTCCAGGAGAAGCGTGGAGTGTAGAGATGGGGATGGATCCTTGTCTCACCTCTGCGATGCCGACCTGAGACCGGCAGACATCCGGCCCTGTGGGGATCTGCCCTGTCCCATGTGGCAAATGGGGCCGTGGTCAGCCTGTTCACGGACTTGTGGAGTCGGACAGCGGCAGCGCACTGTAGTCTGCATGGACTACACGGGCAAGGTTCTAGAGCATGAAAAGTGCAACCCAGACAAAAGGCCAGAGGTAGCTATAGCGGAATGTTTTTATCAGGACTGCTAA